Proteins from a single region of Sneathiella aquimaris:
- a CDS encoding HD domain-containing protein — protein MSGQTPERASFRAMTGATADDYVIISDNFRKYSKDLPDRVLTHLKLLDGDFGGFPIDRLQHSLQSATRAHLDGRDEEYVVMALLHDIGDTLGSYNHADIAAAILQPFLSDENYWIVKNHGIFQGYYFFQHIGLDPNLRDQYKDHPYFGACAEFCEKYDQNAFDKDYEAKPLSFFEPMVRRVLAKPRQSIYKNSETATV, from the coding sequence ATGAGCGGACAAACGCCAGAGCGGGCCTCGTTTCGAGCAATGACGGGAGCGACCGCCGACGATTACGTTATAATTTCTGATAACTTTCGGAAATATTCAAAAGATCTGCCGGACCGGGTGCTAACGCACTTAAAGTTGCTGGACGGCGATTTTGGGGGCTTTCCGATAGATCGCCTGCAGCATTCTTTGCAATCAGCGACGCGAGCCCATCTGGATGGCCGGGATGAAGAATATGTTGTCATGGCACTACTCCATGACATCGGTGATACGCTGGGATCCTACAACCATGCGGACATTGCGGCCGCTATTCTTCAGCCCTTCCTGTCTGACGAAAATTACTGGATCGTGAAAAACCACGGGATTTTTCAAGGATACTATTTCTTTCAGCATATTGGTTTGGATCCCAATCTACGCGATCAATATAAAGATCACCCTTATTTTGGTGCCTGCGCTGAATTTTGCGAAAAATATGATCAGAATGCGTTCGATAAAGATTACGAAGCCAAGCCTTTAAGCTTTTTCGAGCCTATGGTTCGCCGGGTTCTCGCAAAACCACGTCAATCAATCTACAAGAACAGCGAAACCGCTACGGTCTGA
- a CDS encoding YdcH family protein, translating into MSHVAHELNEEFPAEKEKIQQLNQSNNHFAKLTEEYHTVNREIHRIETNVAPADEGYEKQLRRQRLALKDEISLMLKQENA; encoded by the coding sequence ATGTCTCACGTTGCCCATGAATTAAATGAAGAGTTTCCTGCGGAGAAAGAAAAAATTCAGCAGTTGAACCAAAGCAATAATCATTTTGCTAAACTCACTGAAGAATATCATACAGTGAACCGGGAAATACATCGTATTGAAACCAATGTAGCTCCTGCGGACGAGGGCTATGAAAAGCAGCTTCGCCGCCAGCGCCTTGCCTTGAAAGATGAAATCAGTTTAATGCTGAAACAAGAAAACGCTTAA
- a CDS encoding putative 2OG-Fe(II) oxygenase, with protein MGKSLLPFGQHVTTPEKHIAMTDFPDMEEMNQELEAYLVEKASEKLSVEGKQSSAKSTKIHHVDAWDIPSAQFIDQRAQAFFRAITGLQTSVVDLSWANIYQKGDYILPHAHSRSTGSLVYVVSMGDEDDLDPMSGKFVISDPRLGVCCQADRNYMSNNFMPGFKAGSMIVFPSTVVHMVTPYQGNKPRITIAWNINDKALPKRSASESVGIPPHPGKAKNRAIR; from the coding sequence ATGGGGAAGAGTCTTCTTCCTTTTGGGCAACATGTAACAACGCCTGAAAAGCATATTGCGATGACGGATTTCCCCGATATGGAGGAAATGAATCAGGAACTGGAAGCGTATTTGGTGGAGAAAGCGTCAGAGAAGCTGTCGGTGGAGGGCAAGCAGTCTTCGGCAAAAAGTACAAAAATCCATCATGTGGATGCCTGGGATATTCCCTCAGCTCAGTTTATTGATCAACGGGCGCAGGCTTTTTTCCGTGCTATTACAGGTTTGCAAACATCTGTCGTCGATTTAAGCTGGGCCAATATATACCAAAAGGGCGATTATATTCTTCCCCATGCGCATTCCCGTTCGACCGGATCACTGGTGTATGTTGTGTCCATGGGGGATGAGGATGACCTTGATCCAATGTCAGGGAAGTTTGTTATTTCGGACCCGCGACTGGGCGTTTGCTGTCAGGCTGACAGGAACTATATGAGCAATAATTTCATGCCGGGCTTTAAAGCAGGTTCGATGATCGTTTTTCCATCAACCGTCGTGCATATGGTGACGCCTTATCAAGGGAACAAACCAAGGATAACAATTGCCTGGAATATAAATGATAAGGCGCTACCCAAGAGATCCGCGTCCGAAAGCGTGGGGATTCCGCCTCACCCGGGTAAGGCAAAAAATCGCGCGATTCGTTAA
- a CDS encoding amidase: protein MSVLNMTATELSKAYSEQSTSPLEVTNQVLSHAAKLEPDLNAFRVIDTETAITQAKRSEARWQKGVPSGPLDGIPISIKDIVAVKGHACLSGSKTNDPDLVLEQDCPSVARLRESGAILFGLTHTPEFGWKGITDSPQNGYTRNPWNTKHSPGGSSGGAAAAVASGSGPLALGTDGGGSVRIPSSYCGLYGIKPTFGRVPHTPNESPYATLVSNGPLSRSVQDAALMLNVMAQPDARDWYAAADQKLDFTKGINGGIEGMKIAYSPTLGGANPSSEVREIIDNAVDKFRDLGANVTLVDDIFPPLRPLFEDYWKAGFGYILKQIPRRKWADLDPGFLALAEQGLSVSLGSYYAAHSERVRLGGKMGQFFTQYDLLLTPTMPSTSPLAETVYHTEDYDRWDDATPYTVPFNLTGHPAASIPAGRSASGLPIGLQIVGARYDEPTILKASRAFEAAMPFDTALKDLIERMEDR from the coding sequence GTGTCCGTTCTCAACATGACAGCAACAGAGCTCTCCAAGGCTTATTCTGAACAATCAACCTCCCCTCTAGAGGTCACCAATCAGGTACTCAGCCATGCAGCCAAACTTGAGCCTGATCTGAATGCATTTCGTGTCATTGATACAGAAACAGCAATAACGCAGGCCAAAAGGTCAGAGGCCCGTTGGCAAAAGGGTGTCCCTTCAGGCCCTCTTGATGGTATCCCCATCAGTATAAAAGACATCGTGGCCGTAAAAGGCCATGCATGCCTGAGTGGTTCGAAAACCAATGATCCGGATCTTGTTTTAGAGCAGGACTGTCCCAGCGTTGCACGACTGCGAGAAAGTGGTGCCATCTTGTTTGGCCTCACCCATACACCTGAATTTGGATGGAAAGGGATCACCGACAGCCCTCAGAACGGCTATACCCGAAACCCATGGAATACAAAACACTCACCGGGTGGATCTAGCGGGGGTGCGGCAGCGGCCGTCGCCTCGGGAAGCGGACCCCTTGCCCTCGGCACCGATGGCGGCGGGTCAGTACGCATCCCGTCCAGTTATTGTGGTCTCTATGGCATTAAACCTACCTTTGGACGGGTTCCTCATACGCCCAATGAGAGCCCTTATGCCACCCTTGTCAGTAATGGCCCCCTCAGCAGATCCGTGCAGGATGCCGCCCTGATGCTGAATGTGATGGCACAACCGGATGCGCGGGACTGGTATGCCGCCGCCGACCAGAAGCTGGATTTTACCAAAGGGATCAATGGCGGCATCGAAGGAATGAAAATCGCCTACAGCCCAACCCTGGGTGGGGCGAACCCCTCTTCAGAGGTAAGGGAGATCATCGACAACGCAGTTGATAAATTTCGTGATCTGGGCGCAAATGTAACCCTTGTTGACGACATTTTCCCTCCGCTTCGCCCTCTGTTCGAGGATTATTGGAAAGCCGGGTTTGGCTACATCTTAAAACAAATTCCACGACGCAAATGGGCCGATTTGGATCCAGGTTTTTTAGCGCTGGCAGAACAGGGACTATCAGTTTCCTTAGGCAGTTATTACGCCGCGCATTCAGAGAGGGTTCGATTGGGCGGAAAAATGGGACAGTTTTTTACCCAGTATGACCTGTTGCTGACCCCCACCATGCCGTCTACTTCCCCGCTTGCAGAAACAGTTTATCATACCGAAGACTATGATCGCTGGGACGATGCGACACCCTACACGGTTCCGTTTAACCTGACCGGGCATCCTGCTGCCTCAATTCCGGCAGGCCGCTCAGCTTCAGGATTGCCGATCGGCCTGCAGATTGTCGGCGCCCGGTATGATGAACCAACGATCCTCAAAGCGTCGAGGGCTTTTGAAGCCGCAATGCCATTTGACACTGCATTGAAAGACTTAATTGAAAGAATGGAAGATCGATGA
- a CDS encoding arginase family protein, with protein MRTEREGLFVSPLSFARLPFSQDFQHADIAILGLPFDCGSHPTRLGARLGPNAIREQSVLSLELIEDARNDPLQKQSVIDAGDVNFSGGGLSAINEFYARTEQAITSILDNNCTPVSLGGDGAVFLPQIRSVHQKFSDITVLHFDAHTDCYPLRSNDHFDNATPFTHAANEGVLDIANSVHVGTRAPVNADKSIAFTEQMGYRVLPWAKLAHMPVEQASTLIRSSLEGRPVYLCFDMDFFDPSAAPGVATPTPGGPTTFEGLTLLRAMKGLNIVACDINTVSPPYDINGITAQLAAAIVLECISLIDAR; from the coding sequence ATGAGAACGGAACGCGAGGGGCTTTTCGTATCGCCCCTATCCTTTGCCAGATTACCTTTTTCGCAGGATTTCCAACACGCTGATATTGCCATTTTGGGTCTGCCGTTCGATTGTGGAAGCCACCCGACCAGACTGGGAGCCCGCCTCGGCCCGAACGCCATTCGGGAACAATCTGTGTTGTCGTTAGAACTGATCGAGGACGCCCGCAATGATCCCCTCCAAAAACAATCGGTTATCGACGCGGGCGACGTCAATTTTTCCGGTGGGGGTCTATCCGCTATTAACGAATTCTACGCCAGGACAGAGCAGGCAATCACATCAATTTTGGACAATAACTGTACGCCTGTTTCCTTAGGCGGAGACGGCGCTGTTTTCCTGCCTCAAATCAGGTCCGTTCATCAAAAATTTTCGGATATCACCGTTTTGCATTTTGATGCACATACGGATTGTTATCCGCTTCGGAGCAATGACCATTTTGACAACGCCACGCCATTTACCCATGCGGCAAATGAAGGGGTATTGGATATTGCCAATTCTGTCCATGTGGGAACAAGAGCACCGGTAAACGCCGATAAAAGCATCGCCTTTACTGAACAGATGGGATATCGCGTGCTGCCTTGGGCAAAGCTGGCACACATGCCTGTCGAACAGGCCAGTACCCTGATCCGCTCCAGCCTTGAAGGGAGGCCCGTCTATCTGTGTTTTGACATGGACTTCTTTGATCCGTCCGCAGCACCAGGCGTTGCCACACCAACACCTGGCGGTCCCACCACATTTGAAGGACTGACCCTTTTAAGGGCCATGAAGGGCCTGAATATTGTTGCCTGCGACATCAACACGGTCAGCCCCCCCTATGATATCAACGGGATAACGGCTCAATTGGCGGCGGCGATCGTGTTGGAATGTATAAGCCTGATCGACGCAAGATAA
- a CDS encoding ABC transporter ATP-binding protein codes for MLDINGINAFYGQAQILEDVSFSVNAGEVVALLGRNGAGKSTTMKTLMGMVRSTEGDVRFNNSSIKNLPSHNICQQGLGYVPEERRIFTELSVMENLEVGRQDKREGAPFWTAEKLFELFPNLGEMKNRPGGQMSGGEQQMLSIARTLMGNPAAILLDEPSEGIAPVIVEQMAITISALKSEGLAVLLSEQNLHFAKLVSDRAVILEKGSVQYQGSIQELEEHPEIRDAYLAV; via the coding sequence ATGCTTGATATTAATGGTATCAACGCTTTTTACGGGCAGGCTCAAATTCTTGAGGATGTTTCCTTTTCGGTTAATGCAGGCGAAGTGGTTGCGTTGCTGGGCCGGAACGGTGCGGGGAAGTCAACAACCATGAAAACCCTGATGGGGATGGTCCGCTCCACAGAGGGGGATGTCCGGTTTAACAACAGTTCAATAAAGAACCTTCCCAGTCATAATATTTGCCAGCAGGGTCTTGGCTACGTTCCCGAAGAACGACGGATTTTTACGGAACTTTCGGTCATGGAAAATCTGGAAGTCGGCCGTCAGGATAAACGAGAAGGGGCGCCGTTCTGGACTGCGGAGAAGCTGTTTGAACTCTTTCCCAATCTTGGTGAGATGAAGAACCGTCCGGGTGGACAGATGAGCGGTGGTGAACAGCAAATGCTGTCAATTGCACGCACGTTGATGGGAAATCCTGCGGCTATTTTACTCGATGAGCCATCGGAAGGGATTGCCCCTGTTATTGTTGAGCAAATGGCGATTACGATTTCGGCCCTCAAATCAGAAGGTTTGGCGGTTTTATTGTCAGAACAGAACCTGCATTTTGCCAAACTGGTCTCGGATCGCGCGGTCATTCTTGAAAAAGGGAGCGTGCAATATCAAGGCAGTATTCAGGAACTGGAAGAACATCCGGAAATCCGGGATGCTTATCTCGCCGTTTGA
- a CDS encoding ABC transporter ATP-binding protein: protein MSLLKVQGLTKSFGGVKAVNDVTFELAVGEMLALIGPNGAGKTTCFNMLNGQLKADAGTVLYNGEELLSLNPREIWRMGIGRTFQITATFASMTVRENVQMALLSHHKKIFSLWGRAEIRYRAEADALLDRVGMLHQAHRACGVLAYGDLKRLELAIALAHGPKLLLMDEPTAGMAPKERISLMELVASIAQSTGVSVLFTEHDMDVVFAHSDRLMVLNRGEIIATGTAEEIRKNDLVKEVYLGGGSTFDTTGEVA from the coding sequence ATGAGTTTATTGAAAGTACAGGGCCTGACCAAATCTTTTGGCGGTGTGAAAGCCGTCAATGATGTCACTTTTGAATTGGCCGTGGGTGAAATGCTGGCTCTTATCGGTCCTAATGGTGCCGGGAAAACAACCTGCTTTAATATGTTGAACGGTCAGTTGAAGGCGGATGCCGGTACTGTTCTGTATAACGGAGAAGAACTTCTGTCCTTAAACCCGCGAGAGATATGGCGGATGGGAATTGGACGTACGTTCCAGATTACGGCGACCTTCGCTTCCATGACGGTGCGGGAAAATGTCCAGATGGCTCTTTTGTCTCACCATAAGAAGATTTTTTCTTTATGGGGGCGGGCTGAAATTCGCTATCGGGCTGAAGCGGATGCGTTGCTGGATCGTGTGGGAATGCTTCACCAAGCACACAGAGCCTGCGGTGTGCTGGCTTATGGGGATCTAAAACGGTTAGAGCTTGCCATTGCCCTTGCACACGGCCCCAAGTTGTTGCTCATGGATGAACCTACTGCTGGTATGGCGCCCAAAGAGCGGATTTCCCTTATGGAACTTGTCGCTTCGATCGCACAAAGTACAGGTGTGAGTGTTTTGTTTACAGAGCATGATATGGATGTTGTGTTTGCGCATTCCGATCGTCTGATGGTTTTGAACCGGGGTGAAATTATTGCAACCGGGACCGCTGAAGAAATCCGCAAGAACGATCTTGTGAAAGAGGTCTATCTCGGCGGCGGAAGTACTTTTGATACAACAGGTGAGGTCGCATAG
- a CDS encoding ABC transporter permease, with translation MGFYLAQFLTGLASASSLFLVASGLSIIFGVTRIVNFAHGSFFMLGAYLAYTFVDLMPHGILGFWGSVLAASLAVGVIGVLLEVTLFRRIYKAPELFQLVATFGVVLVIQDLALWIWGAEDLFGPRAPGLEGAVRILGEPIPEYDLALIVLGPAVLLGVWLLFNKTRWGTLVRAATQDREMVSALGVNQSWLFTSVFFVGSTLAGLGGAVQLPREAANLLMDLNVIGEAFVVVVIGGMGSVPGAFLASVLIGELNAFGILVFPEITLVLAFLVMAVVLVVRPWGLLGKPDAVLRGADGPPEQPLKLMTPLSLKMILGLVLILVLAPVLFDEFAIVLLTDILIFVLFAVSLHFIMGPGGLVSFGHAAYFGLGAYGAALAVKYFGVDMLGGLVLAPVAAGLGALIFGWFCVRLSGVYLAMLTLAAAQITWSVAFQWQEVTGGDDGILGVWPAEWASEKAAYYYLTLTLVLAGVYFIRRIVYAPFGYAMRAGRDSQLRVEAIGINLKTQQWMAFVIAGIFAGVAGGLYVYSKGSIFPDELAISRSVDGLVMVLLGGIHSLIGPIVGAVSFTMLEDLVTRLDYWRIIFGGVILFIVVIAPEGLAGFARRVLPKALTGKKEQEGRV, from the coding sequence ATGGGTTTTTACCTGGCTCAGTTCCTGACAGGACTGGCGAGCGCGTCGTCACTTTTTCTGGTGGCGTCCGGCTTATCCATCATTTTTGGCGTTACCCGCATCGTAAATTTTGCGCATGGATCCTTCTTTATGTTGGGGGCTTACCTTGCCTATACTTTCGTCGATCTTATGCCTCATGGTATTTTGGGCTTCTGGGGGTCTGTTCTGGCGGCCTCGCTGGCTGTTGGCGTGATCGGTGTTCTGCTGGAAGTAACTTTATTTCGCCGAATTTATAAAGCTCCTGAACTTTTTCAGCTGGTTGCAACCTTTGGCGTTGTTCTTGTCATTCAGGATCTTGCCTTATGGATATGGGGGGCGGAAGACCTGTTCGGTCCAAGGGCACCGGGTCTGGAAGGAGCTGTTCGAATATTGGGGGAGCCTATTCCTGAATATGATCTCGCGCTTATCGTTTTGGGTCCTGCGGTTCTGCTGGGTGTCTGGCTGTTATTTAACAAAACCCGCTGGGGGACTCTGGTCCGTGCCGCGACGCAGGATCGCGAAATGGTCAGTGCATTGGGGGTCAATCAAAGCTGGCTTTTTACAAGTGTGTTTTTTGTGGGCTCAACCCTTGCCGGGCTCGGCGGCGCGGTGCAGCTACCGCGGGAGGCCGCAAACCTGTTGATGGATCTCAACGTTATTGGCGAAGCGTTTGTTGTTGTTGTTATTGGCGGAATGGGGAGTGTTCCAGGTGCATTTTTAGCATCCGTTCTGATCGGCGAGCTAAATGCCTTCGGGATTTTGGTGTTTCCAGAAATTACCTTGGTGCTGGCCTTTCTTGTTATGGCTGTCGTCCTGGTTGTGCGGCCTTGGGGATTGCTTGGAAAACCCGACGCCGTGTTGCGCGGGGCGGACGGGCCGCCCGAGCAGCCTTTGAAATTAATGACCCCGCTGTCGTTGAAAATGATTTTGGGACTCGTTCTGATTTTGGTCCTTGCGCCTGTTCTGTTTGATGAATTTGCCATTGTTCTGCTGACCGATATTCTGATTTTCGTTTTGTTTGCAGTCAGTCTGCACTTCATAATGGGCCCCGGCGGACTGGTGTCTTTCGGGCATGCGGCTTATTTTGGTCTTGGCGCGTATGGGGCGGCGCTGGCTGTGAAATATTTTGGCGTCGACATGTTGGGGGGATTGGTTTTAGCGCCGGTCGCTGCCGGGCTTGGGGCTCTTATCTTTGGCTGGTTCTGCGTTCGACTCAGTGGTGTTTATCTTGCCATGCTGACCCTTGCCGCAGCACAGATTACCTGGTCAGTCGCTTTTCAGTGGCAAGAAGTCACGGGCGGCGATGACGGAATTCTAGGTGTTTGGCCCGCCGAGTGGGCATCTGAAAAAGCGGCTTATTACTATCTGACACTGACGCTGGTTCTGGCGGGCGTGTATTTTATTCGTCGGATTGTTTATGCGCCTTTTGGATATGCCATGCGGGCAGGGCGGGATTCCCAGCTTCGTGTTGAAGCAATCGGCATTAACTTAAAGACCCAGCAATGGATGGCGTTTGTGATCGCGGGCATCTTTGCCGGCGTTGCGGGTGGTCTTTATGTGTATTCAAAGGGAAGTATTTTCCCGGACGAATTAGCAATATCCAGATCGGTAGATGGGCTGGTGATGGTTTTGTTGGGCGGGATCCATTCACTGATTGGACCTATTGTTGGTGCTGTCAGTTTTACCATGCTGGAGGATTTGGTCACCCGTCTGGATTATTGGCGGATTATATTTGGGGGTGTCATCCTGTTTATAGTGGTCATCGCACCTGAAGGACTGGCAGGGTTTGCGCGGCGTGTCCTGCCAAAGGCACTCACCGGCAAAAAAGAACAGGAGGGTCGAGTATGA
- a CDS encoding ABC transporter substrate-binding protein: protein MISRRGLVTKTLAGAVLAAILGSSFAAQASETIKIGEINSYTRLPAFTEPYKKGWELAVEQINNNGGVLGKKLEVISRDDAGKPGNAVKIAEELVSKEKVALLAGTFFSHIGLAVTDYAKQKKVLFIASEPLSDAIVWSKGNDYTFRLRPSTYMQSAMLAKEAAKLPAKKWATVAPNYAYGKDAVAAFKSVLKELKPDVEFVEEQWPALFKIDAGATVRALEAAKPDAIYNVTFGGDLAKFVREGSIRGLFEGREVASLLTGEPEYLDPLKAEAPEGWIVTGYPRDFIKDKVHSDYVAAYEAKFSELPKTGSLVGYNTILTIAAAIEKAGSTDRDKLLAAMKDLTFDSPSGSVKYRAIDHQSTMGAWVGRTAVKDGKGIMVDWFYADGNDYLPGPEKTKMLRAAQ from the coding sequence ATGATTTCAAGAAGAGGTTTAGTTACAAAAACGTTGGCCGGCGCTGTGCTGGCGGCAATTCTGGGATCCTCGTTCGCCGCACAGGCAAGTGAGACGATCAAGATCGGTGAGATTAACAGCTACACTCGTTTGCCTGCATTTACCGAGCCTTACAAAAAGGGTTGGGAACTGGCGGTTGAGCAGATTAATAACAACGGCGGCGTGCTTGGGAAAAAACTGGAAGTGATCTCACGGGATGATGCCGGGAAGCCCGGAAATGCCGTAAAAATTGCTGAAGAGCTGGTATCCAAGGAAAAAGTCGCTCTTCTGGCGGGCACTTTCTTTTCGCATATTGGTCTGGCGGTGACTGACTATGCAAAACAGAAAAAGGTTTTGTTCATCGCGTCCGAGCCTCTCAGCGATGCGATCGTTTGGTCAAAAGGAAATGATTACACGTTCCGCTTACGTCCCTCCACTTACATGCAGTCTGCTATGCTGGCAAAAGAAGCTGCGAAATTACCTGCAAAAAAATGGGCGACCGTTGCGCCAAACTATGCATATGGCAAGGATGCCGTTGCCGCGTTTAAATCTGTTCTGAAAGAACTGAAGCCTGATGTTGAGTTCGTCGAAGAACAATGGCCCGCCCTGTTCAAAATCGATGCGGGTGCAACCGTCCGGGCGCTGGAAGCAGCCAAACCAGATGCGATCTACAATGTAACTTTTGGTGGCGATCTCGCCAAATTTGTGCGCGAAGGGTCTATTCGCGGACTATTTGAAGGTCGGGAAGTTGCCAGTTTGTTGACGGGCGAGCCTGAATATCTGGACCCGCTTAAAGCAGAAGCACCAGAAGGCTGGATTGTCACCGGTTATCCTCGTGATTTTATCAAGGATAAAGTCCATAGTGATTATGTTGCGGCCTATGAGGCAAAATTCTCTGAATTGCCAAAAACGGGATCGTTGGTTGGCTATAACACCATTTTGACAATCGCCGCAGCAATTGAAAAAGCAGGCAGCACAGATCGTGATAAACTCCTTGCTGCGATGAAGGACCTGACATTCGACAGCCCTTCTGGAAGCGTTAAATATCGGGCGATCGACCATCAGTCAACGATGGGTGCCTGGGTTGGACGGACAGCCGTTAAAGACGGTAAAGGCATCATGGTTGACTGGTTCTATGCAGATGGAAATGACTATCTGCCAGGACCTGAAAAAACCAAAATGCTTCGCGCGGCTCAATAA
- a CDS encoding SO2930 family diheme c-type cytochrome, which yields MNAFLISRFVSLFFGLVLCALFAGTTLGASQVKDRLLMGQKPAARLSDYGLFTGPGLERPDERVVRYTISNPLFTDYALKDRFLYLPIEAKPATYQTEGVLDFPVGSVLVKTFSYPESFKDPQSPVRKIETRLLIHKETGWVGYPYVWNDDQTDAVLKLAGKRLKVDVIWKNGEKDVISYAVPNKNQCKGCHGDKEKRLAPIGPKIRNLNKTSQSGSGNQVHDLIDRDYIEGPKRDTGDMPKVPFPFNSEEGALVDRARSYLDGNCAHCHAPGRAADTSGLYLGYLEKREVHWGLEKPPVAAGRGSGGLLVDIDPGHPEKSILVFRMKSNDPGIMMPETGRSMIDKEGVALIEAFIRQLD from the coding sequence ATGAACGCTTTTTTGATCAGCCGTTTTGTTTCCCTGTTCTTCGGATTGGTGCTTTGCGCGTTGTTCGCAGGTACCACTTTGGGCGCGTCACAGGTGAAGGATCGTTTGCTGATGGGGCAGAAGCCAGCGGCCCGGTTATCTGACTATGGGTTGTTTACAGGACCAGGGCTGGAACGGCCTGACGAGCGGGTTGTCCGTTATACGATCAGCAATCCGTTGTTTACCGATTATGCCTTAAAGGATCGGTTTCTCTATCTGCCGATCGAAGCGAAGCCAGCCACCTATCAAACGGAAGGCGTGTTGGATTTTCCGGTGGGTAGCGTTTTGGTCAAGACATTTTCCTATCCGGAAAGTTTTAAGGATCCGCAGAGCCCAGTAAGAAAGATTGAAACCAGATTGCTCATCCATAAGGAAACGGGTTGGGTGGGCTACCCTTATGTATGGAATGACGATCAAACCGATGCCGTGTTGAAGCTGGCAGGCAAGCGTTTAAAAGTCGATGTGATCTGGAAAAACGGTGAAAAAGACGTCATTTCATATGCGGTTCCAAATAAAAATCAATGTAAGGGCTGCCACGGCGACAAAGAAAAGCGGTTGGCCCCTATCGGCCCAAAAATCCGAAACTTAAACAAAACAAGCCAGAGCGGATCCGGCAATCAAGTTCATGACCTGATTGATAGAGACTATATTGAAGGTCCAAAGCGAGACACCGGGGACATGCCAAAAGTACCTTTCCCCTTTAATTCGGAGGAGGGGGCACTGGTCGATCGTGCCCGATCTTACCTGGATGGGAATTGTGCCCACTGCCATGCCCCCGGACGGGCCGCTGATACAAGTGGTTTATATCTTGGGTATCTCGAAAAGCGCGAGGTTCATTGGGGACTCGAAAAGCCCCCGGTTGCTGCGGGGCGTGGGTCAGGTGGTCTGCTGGTTGATATTGATCCGGGACATCCCGAAAAATCCATTCTTGTCTTCCGGATGAAGAGCAACGACCCTGGCATTATGATGCCCGAAACAGGGCGGTCGATGATCGACAAAGAAGGGGTCGCTTTGATCGAGGCGTTTATTCGGCAACTGGATTGA